AAGTTTCTATGTCTTACTTCACAATGTTGACGtctatacaataataatcatttaaaatggTATAATAATCTGAAAATATGTTAAAGATATTGATTGCAAGctaagttatttaatataatggatAACTCAAACAGTTTTATAACGCATtagtttaatacattattaaaaaaatattttaacctttaaattgatattagtTTCTACTTTTATACGTAATGTGATCTTAATATATCTAATGAGtgacaaatatacatatgtatctcATCATCTCGCTgtcgttaattattaataattgacgtcatatgaaacaaataataaaaaggctaataatattaaaaaagcgtATCTACTCTTTTTCAAATctgtcaaataaataaaattatgctttaaactataaatatttatatattaatacttatttagtaaatatttatttaataaactagaTTTTAATAGATGCaatttaactattatttaaCGTCACATTTAACAGCACTGCTTACTATACCGATGCTCGATGTATACTTTTGTTAATCCTGACAACgatgagatataaaaaaaagattcgccATATTCAAGAAGTTCTTTTtggatctaaaaaaatatgtttatatatatattttattatgttactcGTTTaagtttgtaatatttaactacaatttatttaaaatttacaatagcaTATAGAATAAAGAGTATTGAAACAAAcagattaactttttatataaaatttattttaacttttttaatacatgtacATTTTCTGTACGTCccaattttcattttgtatCGATTTACAAGCAAACGCTTGTAGCATCTGTTGGTATAATAAATCGTTCACACACAGAATAtgacaaagagagaaaacatGCCGTTTTATCATACGCAGTTATATTCGCAGTaatgtaacataaaaattgaaataaagaaataatctaTCGCAAGAGTTCGCCAAAATCTATgctttaattctaaatttaaaaaaatattgtattatagcattttgttaaatattgttttctatttgattaaaatctatttttcataatattttttaaaataaattaataaatttaatattttcttttttcaagaatttaattatttctccttttttaaaagatatataatcgaTTGAGATAAAAACTGTTGAACATACGAATAAAAAGGTATCTTAATTcaagatacaatttttaaaagtatgcCAACagaaaatttactaaaaataaaaaaattatactaattaaatgtttattaacatttaatttattagtatacttaatatacttaagtatattaaatatactaataaattaaatgttaataaacatttatatatatttaaatgatatgactaataaatatacctaattaattaatattaccaaAGAATAAATTTCCTATAatgttgattaatattaatccttTACTATAATAGAAGTACCGAATGGTCGTTTCTGACAGTCccaattttttagattaatatccgattttttgtgtaaaagataaaattctgaaattttataacttttaatcaatcatataataaaggaaataatttatgaaatgttataaaatttcagaaccctattttttatactagaaAAAGGAtacaaatctaaaaaatagaaacgacCAGGAAAACCGCTCGATACTTCTATTTGACCAACAATTGCAAAGTTCGTGTATTACCTTTTTGACTATACCTCGTCCCGTGGGTTcatctaaattttatgaacTTCGCTTactttgtaaattgtaaagcAAAGGAAATAGACTTTAATTCGCAGTCGTATCTCAGAGCGATCATAGAGTTGCGtgattgattgaaaaaaaacgactcattattaatatacaaataaagcTATGCTTCGTGCAATCATACGTTATTACATATTCCCTTACAGCTTCTTTGTCGTGCTAAGTtgctttttgaaattatttccaaagaaataaatgataaattacgCGAATAAACGACTAAATATTCGACGAGATATTTGATTATCCATCACATATTTTCCTTCTTtggtacgataatacaaaGTGGTACAAATGATTATAGTAGAAATACAAAATGTCTTTCTACGATAACCGATCCTATTACATCAATAAAGCGTTACTATCTCTTATTGGCATATGGCCGTTTCAATCTCGACTGGAGGGTAACATAATGCTCGTCATTACATTGTTTTTCAGTTGCAGTTACGCAGGCATAGAGGTGTTTAAGATACACCAGATACATATCATAGTAATACGTTAGAATCGAGATTGATTATCTGTTTCCATATACATGTAGCTTTGGGGTTTGATAGCCGGGATTAAAAATCTGAGTATTTTCATGGAGAATGCTTCGCCATTACTAGTAAACAATCTTGTAATCATGAAGTTAATCaactatttgtataataaaaataaagttcgtatatattattttgtcgcGTGAAGTTAATcggattataattttaagtcaTACGATTTTTTCGAGCTACAGGTGAAAGAGCTTCTAGAACATATCGAAGAAACTTGGAAAAGGACGCAAGTAGGAccggaaaataaaatattacaaaagtacGCAGACAAAAGTAGaacattaacaataagatacgcaggtaagttatttattacaagaatttttgtcatattaaatattaatgttaaaaaataattattaatattataaatattagtgATATATTAGAAGtcgataatatttcttaatgttaattttaattacgtatttatatttccATCAAAATATcctaattctttttatttttgtttttttttctaaccaTTGtaacaaagattaaaatgtttgaaatttttcagttTTCAACAATCGCGATcaaaaaattgcacttttttaCCGgctttcaatataaaaaaattattcttttctttagtaaagataaatatatcgttatttttgGAGCaaaatctggaaaaaaaaatgactcgTTGCAGCTACACTTTATACGTGTGGTGTCTTTTACGCTACGATGCCCCTCATTATCAGTGGATTGTACTCGCTTTTACCTACAAACGAGACTTACACAGGCAGATTTCTGTTTCGCATAGAACACGTCCTTGACGTGGACAAGTACTTCACCCTATTGATGATTGATGCAGTCGTCGGTGTACTTTTTTTAGTTACGGTGTGGATAGCTGTCGATAGTTTCTTCATACTTTGCACTCAGCATGTCTGCGCATTATTCGAAGGTTTACGGTAAGTCGATTCGGCAGAATAAAACTGCAATATACAAAAGTTATTCTAaatggaattaaatttttgttcaatagGTACAATATGAACCGCATACAAGGCTCCGATCTCGCAATTGTAAAACCGAATATAGCGGACGATGAAGCATATCACATCATAATTGGTTGCATAAAATCGTACAAACATGCTTTGAAGTTagtcttacaattagtgaCATCTTCAAATGTCGAAATACATGCCGTTTGATACCAGAAATCGTAAAATGCAGACCTTCtacataacattaattattttactgctTTGTGTATCAACTTTAATTGAagtgtatttttgtatatatatatacagggtatccgGTAATTActgccccacctctctagagCAGATAGgaaggtcaaactgaacataaaagtcttctatcattttgcgatttgcgcaataattattaaactattaattaaagacgCTCAGCGTATGAGTGCGCGCCGTATATAACactcagcatatgctgagcgtttataattaatattttaattattattgcaaaaatcgcaaattaataaagaacttttatgttcagtttgacttgctctatctgccctagaaaAATGGAGCGGTAATTACCGGACcgcctgtatatatatatatatatatatatatgtatgtgtgtgtgtgtgtgtgtgtgtgtgtgtgtgtgtgtgtgtgtgtgtgtgtgtgtgagagtgtgtgtgttaattaaattaattaaagacgcTCAGCGTGAGTGCGagcgtaattttatataaaacaagacTAAtggcattaaatttatttaaataataaatcaatatatttatttgattgttttaTATGAAGATTTTCCGAGCTGCTCTCATCCGCAAACAAAacacattttctctttctgctGGGAAACGTAGTATTAGCTGGAAGTTTCGGCGCGGCTGaggtattttttcaataaattgtaaataaaacttatttgcattttaatttagtgTTATTAATGCAGCTGAATACTGTTTAAGTTGATAATGATTGATGTTCAACTGGATGAAATTATCAGACTCATCAGTTGTAATACCGCACTATGGctacatacattttatctaAGTTTGATGTCTCAaacaataattgattataGCAACGGATTTCATGACGTAATGTAcgcatgtaaaataaattgtccaAAAACGAGCAATtgacttaatttaaaaaatttatgaaagtcAAATGCATGGTGGCATAAAATGcacgaaatatatgtatttcattattgcttgtctatatttatttgtgtgaTTCATGAAATAGTGTCGCCAtttgttaatgataatttatatgaaaaatttatttgtcgatCTCATTAACAGTTACAGCTGCAACTGGTACAAGATTTCACTGAGATCCACAAACTTATTGAGACTTACGTTATTGCGAGCTTCTAAGCCATGTGAAATAAAAGCTGGCAACATGTACGTAATGTCAATGGAAAATTTCAGTTCGGTACGTacgaatgtataatattatttagataattatttgttgtaaaataGAACCATTTTTGcgatattattttcagatcTTGCGAGTCTCCATGTCTTATATTGCAATGCTCACGTCactacaataataattgtataatgtaGTTATATGGTAGCCTTTCTAATGCTATGTAAAATACTTGTCTCACGTATTCCTCTAAGTTTTATAAACTTACTTGTAaagcacaaaaaaaaatatagaacatTATTCGTAGTAGTATCTCACAAAGAGTTGCGCGATTGACTGAGAAAAACGACTCattacttatacatatttaatgctTTGCTTCGtggtattgtatatattgtgtatacatTATTACGTATCTCCTCGCTTCTCGCGGCTTTTTCGTCATGCAAGGTtccttttttatctatttccaaaaaaatatacggTAAATTACAACTGAATAAACGACTGAATATTCGACGAAATATTTGACCATCACagtattttctttcaatagtTTGATAATACAAAATGTCTTTTTACGACAATCAGTATTATTACATCAATAAAACGTTACTGTCTTTCGTCGGCATATGGCCGTTTCAATCTCGACTGGAGAGTATCGTAATGCTCgtcattacattatttttcactGGTAGTTTGACTGTCTTAGAGGTGTTTAAGGCGCATTAGATACACATGATAGCAATACGTTCAAATCGAAACTGATTGTTCCTGATATGTGTAGCTTTGGGGTTTAATAGCAGGAAATTAAAATCTGAGCATTGTCATGGAGAATGCATCACCGTTACTAGTGAACAGCTTCGTGTTTATGAAGCTAATCAATTGtttatgtaataaagataaagttcgtacatacatatcttATGTTCTGTCGTGTGAAGTAGATcgcgttataattttaagttgtATTTCTTCGAGCTGCAGATGAAAAATCTTTTGGAGAACATCAAAGAGACCTGGAAAAGAATATCAGTAAGaccagaaaataaatattaaaaaattacgctgaccaaaatagaatattaacattaagaTATGCAAGTAAGTAATCTTCACaagaatttttgttacattaaataaatattagacaTATATTAGAAGtcaattagattttttaacgtTTACTTTTCactgcatatttatattttaaaatatcacaatttttttctttttttttaactattgtaacaaagattaaaatctttgaaatttttcagtttttaataatcgcgctcaactgcatttttaattgattttcaatatatgaaaaaattctttgctttagtaaaaatatcattatttctagagcaaaatttgaaaaaaaatgacttgttgcagttttaatttatatattaggtATTTTATATTCCACGATATTCCATTATCGTCAGTGGACTATATTTGCTTTTACCTATAAATGAAACTTACACGGGCAGATATCTGTTTCGCTTGGAACACGTCATCGACGTGGATAAATACTTCAACCTGTTGATGGTTCATGGGTTTCTTAGTGTATTCTTCCTACTGTCGGTGTGGATAGCTGCCGACGGTATGTTCGTACTTTGCA
This sequence is a window from Anoplolepis gracilipes chromosome 10, ASM4749672v1, whole genome shotgun sequence. Protein-coding genes within it:
- the LOC140670603 gene encoding odorant receptor 9a-like isoform X1, with the translated sequence MSFYDNRSYYINKALLSLIGIWPFQSRLEGNIMLVITLFFSCSYAGIELWGLIAGIKNLSIFMENASPLLVNNLVIMKLINYLYNKNKVKELLEHIEETWKRTQVGPENKILQKYADKSRTLTIRYAATLYTCGVFYATMPLIISGLYSLLPTNETYTGRFLFRIEHVLDVDKYFTLLMIDAVVGVLFLVTVWIAVDSFFILCTQHVCALFEGLRYNMNRIQGSDLAIVKPNIADDEAYHIIIGCIKSYKHALKFSELLSSANKTHFLFLLGNVVLAGSFGAAELIMIDVQLDEIIRLISCNTALWLHTFYLSLMSQTIIDYSNGFHDVIYSCNWYKISLRSTNLLRLTLLRASKPCEIKAGNMYVMSMENFSSILRVSMSYIAMLTSLQ
- the LOC140670603 gene encoding odorant receptor 9a-like isoform X2 yields the protein MENASPLLVNNLVIMKLINYLYNKNKVKELLEHIEETWKRTQVGPENKILQKYADKSRTLTIRYAATLYTCGVFYATMPLIISGLYSLLPTNETYTGRFLFRIEHVLDVDKYFTLLMIDAVVGVLFLVTVWIAVDSFFILCTQHVCALFEGLRYNMNRIQGSDLAIVKPNIADDEAYHIIIGCIKSYKHALKFSELLSSANKTHFLFLLGNVVLAGSFGAAELIMIDVQLDEIIRLISCNTALWLHTFYLSLMSQTIIDYSNGFHDVIYSCNWYKISLRSTNLLRLTLLRASKPCEIKAGNMYVMSMENFSSILRVSMSYIAMLTSLQ